The proteins below come from a single Chloroflexota bacterium genomic window:
- a CDS encoding GNAT family N-acetyltransferase, which translates to MTIRAEVVERPQELEEIARLLQYAPYRYFPALAPDRVSLYLERYLAGKVAEPGATVMVARGARDETGVAILQDLPWDTEHFGWRCGKIEVFATPATYAAQERLVRALVREMVDTARTQGYAFLWTKCDGGFFPLIHTLEGEGFRLMDCELTLVHRGGPIPESRTRYRVEIVRNREVAGLDDLGGLFSLSRFHADPRIPDDLADGLWRKSIANACRGFADEVVVLHDGDRPVGFVVCRDDRLAGELFSRPVRSFFLVGVAPGYQGQGVGRELMRAALGRSLATTDLIEVETQARNRAALALYQGSGFQVVASEYAFHGWL; encoded by the coding sequence ATGACGATCCGGGCGGAGGTGGTGGAGAGGCCTCAGGAGCTGGAGGAGATCGCTCGTCTCCTCCAGTATGCGCCTTATCGATATTTCCCGGCCCTGGCGCCGGATCGCGTGTCGCTCTATCTGGAGCGATATCTGGCGGGGAAGGTGGCGGAGCCGGGGGCCACGGTGATGGTGGCTCGCGGCGCCCGTGACGAAACGGGGGTGGCGATCCTGCAGGACCTCCCGTGGGACACGGAGCACTTTGGGTGGCGCTGCGGCAAAATCGAGGTCTTCGCCACCCCGGCGACTTATGCAGCGCAGGAGAGGCTCGTGCGAGCCCTGGTCCGGGAGATGGTCGATACGGCCCGGACGCAGGGGTACGCCTTCCTCTGGACGAAGTGCGATGGTGGGTTCTTCCCTCTGATCCACACCCTGGAGGGGGAGGGATTCCGCCTGATGGATTGCGAGCTGACGCTGGTTCATCGGGGTGGGCCGATCCCCGAGAGCCGAACCCGGTATCGGGTGGAGATCGTGCGGAATCGGGAGGTGGCGGGCCTGGATGATCTCGGCGGGCTCTTCTCGTTGAGCCGCTTCCACGCGGACCCCAGGATCCCGGACGATCTGGCGGATGGCCTTTGGCGAAAGTCCATCGCCAACGCCTGCCGAGGGTTCGCGGACGAGGTCGTCGTTCTCCATGACGGCGATCGGCCGGTCGGCTTTGTGGTCTGCCGGGATGATCGACTCGCCGGCGAGCTGTTCTCCCGGCCGGTGCGCTCATTCTTTCTGGTGGGCGTCGCCCCTGGCTATCAGGGCCAGGGCGTGGGCCGGGAGCTGATGCGCGCGGCCCTGGGGCGCTCTCTGGCGACGACGGACCTCATCGAGGTGGAGACGCAGGCCCGCAACCGGGCGGCCCTGGCGCTCTATCAGGGGAGCGGATTCCAGGTTGTGGCGTCGGAATACGCTTTCCACGGCTGGCTGTAG
- a CDS encoding radical SAM protein, translating into MSGESLDIRPRDAELKQKWAGVADHVPVNASQYSLDTPEREEAFIRAQFPTEEEQRRYRWYRGEWYRRAKEFDPGDAPLAVTCELVSTCNLGCSMCYTITEEFQGSVVGAQRMLPWEIVKAVIDECAELGVPSMLFSWRGESTLYRSRHDGRVYRFPDVLAYARRKGILEVTSLTHGQMIDEEMAEAIVDAEPSWISFSIDGLEDAYNKIRTPPSRRDADYNAFETVIGNIRRLVAIRDAKGKTRPQIRVNTIFPAIARDPQAYRDFMERIGVGWVTVNELLDFRGEDLPPEAIIENWACQYPFQRLTVAANGIILPCTGAHNEERALVLGRYKGAPPKVVRRADGTTAVIDVPEMTLREAWHCSKLEHIRRLHRENRRVEIYPGCRNCRHGAKKHGVTWIPDDWDMERMEWKDGVWRE; encoded by the coding sequence ATGAGTGGTGAGTCTTTGGATATTCGGCCGAGGGACGCGGAGCTAAAGCAGAAGTGGGCCGGGGTGGCGGACCACGTGCCGGTGAACGCGTCCCAGTACAGCCTTGACACCCCGGAGCGGGAGGAGGCCTTCATCCGGGCTCAGTTCCCGACGGAGGAGGAGCAGCGGCGGTACCGGTGGTATCGGGGGGAGTGGTACCGGCGTGCCAAGGAGTTCGACCCCGGCGATGCGCCGCTGGCCGTCACCTGTGAGCTGGTCAGCACATGCAACCTGGGGTGTAGCATGTGCTACACCATCACCGAGGAGTTTCAGGGCTCCGTCGTCGGCGCCCAGCGCATGCTGCCGTGGGAGATCGTCAAGGCCGTCATCGACGAGTGTGCGGAGTTGGGCGTCCCCTCGATGCTCTTCAGCTGGCGCGGCGAATCCACCCTCTACCGCTCGCGGCACGACGGGAGGGTCTACCGGTTTCCCGATGTCCTGGCCTATGCCCGCCGGAAGGGCATCCTGGAGGTCACCTCGTTGACCCATGGCCAGATGATCGATGAGGAGATGGCCGAGGCCATCGTGGATGCCGAGCCCAGCTGGATCAGCTTCTCCATCGACGGACTGGAGGACGCGTATAACAAGATCCGCACTCCCCCCAGCCGGCGAGACGCCGACTACAACGCTTTCGAGACGGTGATCGGCAACATCAGGCGGCTGGTGGCCATCCGGGATGCGAAGGGGAAAACCCGTCCGCAGATCCGGGTGAACACGATCTTCCCGGCCATCGCCCGGGACCCGCAGGCGTATCGCGACTTCATGGAGCGCATCGGGGTGGGGTGGGTGACGGTCAACGAGCTGCTGGATTTCCGGGGAGAGGACCTGCCGCCGGAGGCCATCATCGAGAACTGGGCCTGCCAGTACCCATTTCAACGGCTGACGGTCGCTGCCAACGGGATCATCCTTCCGTGCACCGGCGCTCACAATGAGGAGAGGGCGCTTGTGCTGGGTCGATATAAGGGGGCGCCACCCAAGGTGGTGCGCAGGGCGGATGGGACGACGGCCGTGATCGATGTGCCGGAGATGACGCTGCGTGAGGCGTGGCATTGCTCGAAGCTGGAGCATATCCGCCGACTGCATCGGGAGAACCGGCGTGTGGAGATCTATCCTGGTTGCCGGAACTGTCGCCATGGGGCCAAAAAGCACGGGGTGACGTGGATCCCGGATGACTGGGATATGGAGCGGATGGAGTGGAAGGATGGCGTCTGGCGGGAGTGA
- a CDS encoding WbqC family protein, with amino-acid sequence MTTVCIHQPDFAPWIGFFDRLIQSDIFVVLDNVQFLRRGWHNRDKIKTAHGTMWLTVPVKKKGRYGQLIREAEIDNTRRWREEHLKSLQTWYGGAPHFDAYFPGVREIYLRNHRLLIDLNMDLLAFLMAAFDIQVEIRKASSLPVTGKRTDLLVEIVKAVGGDVYLSGLGARAYLEEEKFARAGIRVVWQEFEHPVYPQLYGEFIPNLSSLDFLFNCGEQCRAILRRQPAVVMCG; translated from the coding sequence ATGACGACGGTGTGCATCCATCAGCCGGACTTCGCCCCCTGGATCGGCTTCTTCGATCGACTGATCCAGAGCGACATCTTCGTCGTCTTGGACAACGTGCAGTTCCTGCGCCGGGGGTGGCACAACCGGGACAAGATCAAGACAGCGCACGGGACCATGTGGTTGACCGTCCCCGTGAAAAAGAAGGGGCGGTACGGGCAGCTGATCCGTGAGGCGGAGATCGATAACACCCGCAGGTGGCGGGAGGAGCACCTGAAGAGCCTGCAGACCTGGTATGGGGGCGCTCCCCATTTCGACGCCTACTTCCCCGGCGTCCGAGAGATCTATCTGCGGAATCATCGGCTGCTCATCGATCTGAACATGGACCTGCTGGCGTTCCTGATGGCGGCCTTCGACATCCAGGTGGAGATCCGAAAGGCCTCATCGTTGCCTGTGACGGGGAAGCGGACGGATCTGCTGGTGGAGATCGTGAAGGCGGTCGGCGGGGATGTCTACCTGAGCGGGTTGGGTGCCCGGGCCTATCTGGAGGAGGAGAAGTTCGCCCGGGCCGGGATCCGGGTCGTCTGGCAGGAGTTCGAGCATCCGGTGTACCCGCAACTGTATGGCGAGTTCATCCCGAACCTGTCCAGCCTGGACTTCCTCTTCAACTGCGGCGAGCAATGCCGGGCGATCCTTCGGCGGCAGCCCGCGGTGGTGATGTGCGGATGA
- a CDS encoding class I SAM-dependent methyltransferase — MASGGSERDRRGREGYDWEVAHRALYRLGYHRIRVLPLRRKPWTLPLFGHELGNSARFLLGGRNTFGVTLWPELYAGIFAALWPREHLLYRLFFLNERIPVEAVTGRINDEDIKELFRSGILRDDGQGQCFSPVRAVPYRHRLYFTDPWDRRIEGMAYLSYDSLFLADWVDWVIREGRGRIRRALDLCTGVGVLACTLADRCDRVVGTDVNPRAVGYARANAQANGITNVDFVVANLFDGIGKEKAFDLIVSNPPWVFLPESQRARMLDSYGGALGIEITLDILEQLAGRLSEGGQAVLLSKAPISDGRDLLLERAKEIAMRSGWALEYTEICPTPIPPGHEELYREHGISALKMVVIHIRQAGEYTLDRRRERWGSVRYVF, encoded by the coding sequence ATGGCGTCTGGCGGGAGTGAGCGGGATCGCCGGGGGCGCGAGGGATACGACTGGGAGGTGGCTCATAGGGCATTGTACCGCCTGGGGTATCACCGGATCCGGGTCCTTCCGCTCAGACGGAAGCCGTGGACGCTCCCCCTTTTCGGGCACGAGCTGGGCAATTCCGCCCGATTCCTGCTGGGGGGGCGGAACACGTTCGGCGTGACCCTGTGGCCCGAGCTTTATGCTGGGATCTTCGCGGCCCTGTGGCCGCGGGAACACCTCCTCTACCGCCTGTTCTTCCTGAACGAGCGGATACCGGTCGAGGCGGTGACGGGGCGAATCAATGACGAGGATATCAAGGAGTTGTTTCGCAGCGGCATCCTGCGTGACGACGGGCAAGGGCAATGCTTTTCCCCCGTTCGCGCCGTCCCGTATCGTCATCGCCTGTATTTCACGGACCCATGGGACAGGCGCATCGAGGGGATGGCCTACCTGTCTTACGACTCCTTGTTCCTGGCCGACTGGGTGGATTGGGTGATCCGGGAGGGGCGAGGGCGCATTCGTCGGGCCCTGGATCTCTGCACGGGGGTGGGCGTGCTGGCCTGTACGTTGGCGGATCGCTGTGATCGCGTCGTGGGGACCGATGTCAACCCACGGGCGGTAGGGTACGCTCGTGCCAACGCTCAGGCGAACGGGATCACCAACGTGGATTTCGTGGTGGCGAACCTCTTTGATGGGATCGGGAAGGAGAAGGCGTTCGACCTGATCGTGAGCAATCCCCCGTGGGTCTTCCTCCCGGAGTCGCAGCGAGCGAGGATGCTCGACTCGTATGGGGGGGCGTTGGGGATCGAGATCACCCTGGACATCCTGGAGCAGCTGGCGGGACGGCTGTCAGAGGGGGGACAGGCGGTGTTGTTGAGCAAGGCGCCCATATCGGATGGGCGGGATCTTTTGCTGGAGAGGGCGAAGGAGATCGCCATGCGGTCCGGGTGGGCGCTGGAGTACACCGAGATATGCCCGACGCCGATCCCTCCGGGCCACGAGGAGCTTTACCGCGAGCACGGCATCTCCGCGCTCAAGATGGTCGTCATACACATTCGTCAGGCGGGGGAGTACACGCTGGATCGACGTCGTGAGCGATGGGGATCGGTTCGATACGTGTTTTGA